From bacterium:
GTCCAGAACGAAGTAAAAGGAACGAAGAACGAAGACATTATTTTTTCTTCGCGCTTCGCACTTTGATCTTCGAGCTTTTGCCATGCCCCCACTACCCACATCCGATCCTGAATACATCCGGGCTGATGCCCGGAAGCTTGTCCGGTTCGTCTCGATGTACTGCGACAGTCATCACCGGGACAGGTCCAGGATACCCTTTTCCTTCGAACCGGGGAAAACCCCCGTTCACATCCAGTCGGGTCCACCCCTTTGTGATGAGTGTACCGCCCTGCTGCGCCACGCTATCGTCATGCGGGTTCTTTGCCCCCTCGACCCGAAACCTAAGTGCCGCAAATGTCCCCGGCACTGTTACAGACCCGGGTACAAGGAGGAGATGGAAAGGGTGATGAAATACGCGGGACCGCGAACACTCTTCCACCGCTAACATGATCTCGTCCAGTGTTTTGGGTTTTGTGTTTCGAGTTTTGGGTTGGATACCGTGAACTGTGAACCGTAAACTGTAAACGGTTCATCCGATTGACAACAATCGGGATGAACCTCTATTGACATTAAACCTGTTAAAAACTAATATTCCTTAGCCCGGCGCCATCGCCAAGTGGTAAGGCAGAG
This genomic window contains:
- a CDS encoding nitrous oxide-stimulated promoter family protein, producing MPPLPTSDPEYIRADARKLVRFVSMYCDSHHRDRSRIPFSFEPGKTPVHIQSGPPLCDECTALLRHAIVMRVLCPLDPKPKCRKCPRHCYRPGYKEEMERVMKYAGPRTLFHR